A window from Thermodesulfobacteriota bacterium encodes these proteins:
- a CDS encoding RpiB/LacA/LacB family sugar-phosphate isomerase — protein MKIAVGSDERTYLTDFVIEELRKRGIEVELHGPLKGENLGWTDVAREVSERVSEGACDQGILFCWTGTGVSIAANKVPGIRAALCQDSRTAEGARKWNDANVLAMGLRATSPVVAGEILDAWLSTGPDENEKNNIDKVSEIEKKYCR, from the coding sequence ATGAAGATAGCGGTCGGAAGCGACGAGCGCACATACCTGACTGACTTCGTAATAGAGGAGCTTCGGAAAAGGGGAATCGAGGTCGAGCTTCACGGGCCACTCAAGGGGGAAAATCTTGGGTGGACGGACGTCGCCCGCGAGGTATCTGAAAGGGTGAGTGAAGGGGCCTGCGATCAGGGTATACTCTTCTGCTGGACGGGAACAGGGGTCAGTATAGCGGCAAACAAGGTGCCCGGAATAAGAGCCGCCCTCTGCCAGGACTCAAGGACCGCAGAGGGAGCGAGGAAATGGAACGACGCCAACGTGCTTGCCATGGGTCTTAGGGCGACTTCCCCGGTCGTGGCCGGTGAAATACTCGACGCCTGGCTGAGCACGGGACCAGATGAGAACGAGAAGAACAACATCGATAAGGTAAGCGAGATCGAAAAAAAATATTGCCGGTAA
- a CDS encoding DUF190 domain-containing protein, producing MNIFKEELLLRIFIGESDSYDGKALYEYIVYKARELHIAGATVIRGIMGYGANSKIHTAKILRLSEDLPIIIEIVDDEEKIKLLLPYLEESIENGIVTMEKVKIIKFRS from the coding sequence ATGAACATTTTCAAAGAGGAGCTGCTGTTAAGGATATTCATAGGCGAGAGCGACAGCTATGACGGCAAAGCTCTTTACGAATATATTGTGTACAAGGCAAGGGAGCTCCATATAGCGGGGGCGACGGTGATCAGGGGCATAATGGGATACGGCGCCAACAGCAAGATACACACGGCGAAAATACTCCGGCTGTCCGAGGACCTGCCGATCATAATAGAAATAGTGGACGACGAAGAGAAAATAAAGTTGCTGCTTCCTTATCTCGAGGAGAGTATTGAGAACGGCATCGTTACCATGGAAAAGGTCAAGATAATCAAATTCCGGAGCTGA
- a CDS encoding methyltransferase domain-containing protein, with protein MSWNPELYHKFQSERFAPFEDLMNLIVVSHGLRVIDLGCGTGELTRMLADRLPGSDVLGIDSSPEMLEQAKSKEREGLRFELRSIEEVGGEWELVFSNAAIQWVEDHAELVPSLFNLVSPGGQIAVQLPSNHNHETQLLIHEIAKEPPFTDALKGWSRKSPVLSINSYAELLYKCGGMNIVVFEKVFPHVMRDTDAVADWLSGTMLRPYFERLPGELRGKFVDSYRKRLRRLYPSDPVFYPFRRIFFSAMKTNLQG; from the coding sequence ATGTCCTGGAATCCGGAGCTTTATCACAAATTCCAATCCGAGAGATTCGCGCCGTTCGAAGACCTGATGAACCTTATCGTTGTCAGTCACGGTCTCAGGGTTATAGACCTCGGTTGCGGCACAGGCGAGCTCACGCGCATGCTGGCGGACCGGCTTCCCGGAAGCGACGTGCTCGGTATCGATTCCTCTCCCGAGATGCTCGAGCAGGCGAAGTCGAAAGAGAGAGAGGGGTTGAGGTTTGAGCTAAGGTCGATTGAAGAGGTCGGCGGGGAGTGGGAGCTCGTTTTTTCAAACGCGGCGATACAGTGGGTGGAGGACCATGCGGAGCTCGTTCCGTCGCTGTTTAACCTGGTCAGTCCGGGAGGCCAGATCGCGGTGCAGTTACCCTCTAATCACAACCACGAAACCCAGCTGCTCATTCACGAAATAGCGAAGGAGCCCCCCTTCACGGATGCGCTCAAGGGCTGGTCTAGGAAGTCCCCGGTGCTGTCAATTAATTCATACGCGGAGCTTCTTTATAAGTGCGGAGGTATGAACATAGTTGTTTTTGAGAAGGTATTCCCTCACGTAATGAGGGATACGGATGCCGTTGCGGACTGGCTTTCGGGTACAATGCTGAGGCCTTATTTCGAGCGTCTGCCCGGGGAGCTTCGCGGCAAATTCGTGGATAGTTACAGGAAGAGGTTGAGGAGGCTATATCCGTCTGACCCTGTGTTCTATCCGTTCAGACGCATATTCTTTTCGGCGATGAAAACAAATCTGCAGGGATAG
- the crcB gene encoding fluoride efflux transporter CrcB, which translates to MTNLIYIAIGGAAGALLRYSVSGFVHSCTNGVFPWGTLVVNLSGCLIIGFLWQMFENLYFSPHMRSFLFIGILGAYTTFSTYGLETFNLLREKELGYALLNFLGSNILGLGMVFLGFIAARFLFNIVR; encoded by the coding sequence ATGACGAATCTGATATACATCGCTATAGGAGGCGCAGCCGGAGCCCTTCTCAGGTATTCGGTATCCGGCTTCGTTCATAGCTGCACGAATGGCGTATTCCCCTGGGGGACCCTCGTCGTCAACCTCTCAGGCTGCCTGATCATAGGGTTCCTCTGGCAGATGTTCGAGAACCTTTATTTCTCTCCTCACATGAGGTCGTTCTTATTCATCGGAATTTTGGGGGCTTATACGACCTTCTCGACGTACGGGCTCGAGACCTTCAACCTGCTGAGAGAGAAGGAATTGGGATACGCGCTGCTGAACTTTCTCGGGAGCAACATCCTCGGTCTCGGAATGGTATTTCTAGGCTTTATCGCGGCGAGATTTCTGTTCAATATCGTGAGGTAG